In Pseudomonas flavescens, the sequence GTTTGGTATGACGCAAACGCCATGCACGATCACTTGTCTTCCAAACCGCTTGAAATACTGGCGAATCTGTTAATTGCAAAATGCTCCCGAGTCTCTTTCGGAGCCTTGGTCAGCGCAGCGGCATGAGACGCCGTTCTTGCAGGAACTGACTCCTAACCACTTAAAGGTATAAAAAATGAAAGTTTGGATGATTGCTGCCGCAGTTGTTTTGTTGTCAGCTTGCACCAGTACGTTGCCGGCACCAATAGACTCGAAAAGTGTAGTGTTGTTTTCCCGCGACTCTACTCACACGCTAGTGGCCAGTAAATTGAATGGAGAGCGTGTGGAGAGCGGGCGTTATTTTTCTGTCCTCTCAGGTCATAACCGTTTGGAAGTGCTCGTCGTTGGTGAGTCAGGTAAAAATTACACGTTCAACAGGTTTGTTTTGATCGACTATGACAATTTCAGCAAGGCAAGTACTTATAAAATATCGGTCGCCGACAGGGGCGTTACCAAAGCCCTACAATTGATTGACGAGAATGGTGTGCTTCTGGGAGAGAGCTCTTTTTGATTCATGTTGAGAAATTTAGTCGTGCCTCTGTGCCTTGAGAAGAACTCATAAATCACTGCAGTTCAAAATCATGTCCCTAGTTTGGCTCTCATCCCTTTTTCAGATTAGAAAAACATTGCCAAGATTTTTGAA encodes:
- a CDS encoding PA0061/PA0062 family lipoprotein — encoded protein: MKVWMIAAAVVLLSACTSTLPAPIDSKSVVLFSRDSTHTLVASKLNGERVESGRYFSVLSGHNRLEVLVVGESGKNYTFNRFVLIDYDNFSKASTYKISVADRGVTKALQLIDENGVLLGESSF